The sequence below is a genomic window from Zymoseptoria tritici IPO323 chromosome 13, whole genome shotgun sequence.
GTGCTGTTGCGTGCGGGTTCGCCCCAGATTGGGCGTCAATGTTACGTTGGAGGAAGAGTGCTTCGAAGACGAGCAAGCGGTCTGGCGAGGCTGGAGGTGTACAACCGCGGTCCAAGGCTTCGGGCACGAGAATGTACACATCATGTTCGAAGAGGCTGGAGTCACAGACAATCATGAGAAGCGATGTTAGATATGCGACTGAGAGCATTTAGGCAGCGTGCGGTGTATCATCAGAAGCGTGTCGTTGCGCTGTAACAACAGTCATTGTCCAGCGTCAAATTGATGAGTTCAGACCAAGCCTTCTTCCGAGATAGAATCGCCAGGCTCACTGAGGCTTCTTCGACCACAGCTTGATTATCGTCGTCAGCAGCGAGGCAACGCCAAGCCCGATGGTCGCTCGCGCCATGTGCATTGCGCCGCAGCTGCCTGCGTCACATCCTTGCACGTATACCTTACGGTATAATAATCTGTAACACCAGTCCCCACTCATGGCAGCACCCTTCTCTGTCTATCGGGAACCACGACGGGAGGCCCACCAACAATCCTCCTTTCAACCCTCCGCCATGTACACCCAGTCGACCCGCAATGTCAACCTCAGCAAGTCCGAGACCGAACTGGCTACCAACATCAAGAAGGCCACCTCGATCGAAGAGTCCGCCCCGAAGCGCAAACATGTGCGCGCATGCATTGTCTACACATGGGACCACAAGAGCAGTGGCAGTTTCTGGAATGGCATCAAGGTCCAGCCCATCCAGGCCGATGAGGTGCAGACCTTCAAGGCACTGTACACCATACACAAAGTGCTGCAGGAGGGACATCCGGTAGCGCTGAAGGAAGCGCAGGCTCATGTGGGATGGCTGGAAGGCCTGTCGCGCGGCATGGTGGGTGGCCTGGGAGAGGGAATGCGTGGATATCAACCGCTGATCCAGGAATACATCTTCTACCTCGTGTCGAAGCTCAAGTTCCACCGCGACCACCCAGAGTTCAACGGCACGTTCGAGTATGAGGAGTACATTTCGCTCAAGTCGATCAATGATCCCAACGAGGGATATGAGACCATCTCCGAGCTCATGACGCTGCAGGACCAGATTGATAGCTTCCAGAAGCTGATCTTCTCGCACTTCCGTGGAACGACCAACAACGAATGCAGGATCAGTGCGCTGGTGCCTCTTGTGCAGGAAAGCTATGGAATTTACAAGTTCATTACGAGCATGCTGCGAGCAATGCACACCACGCTGGGAGATGACGAGGCGCTGAGTCCGCTTCGTGGGCGATACGATGCGCAACACTACCGCCTCGTCCGCTTCTACTACGAATGCTCGAACCTCCGCTACCTCACTTCTTTGATCACCATCCCGAAACTCCCTCAAGACCCACCGAATCTCCTTTCAGAGGATGAGACTGCGCCTGCTCTGCCCACCAGACCGAAGAACGAAGCCGCAACGAAGCCGAGAGACACGCCTCCACCGCAGCCATCCACCGACCCTGAGCCGATCAACGAATTTTGGAAGAATGAGCAGGCGAGGCAGCAAGAGGAGTACGAGGCAGAGCAAAGGAGGTTGCAGGCGCAATGGGAAGACGCACAGAGACAACAGCAGATGCAATCGCAGCAAGCGCAGCGAGATTTTGAGGAACAGCAGCGACTACAAGCCGAACAGCAGAGGCTACAACTTGAACAACTTCAGCGAGAACAGTATGCTCAGCAGACGCAAGGTCGCATGGCCGAATTGGAGCGGGAGAACCTCAATGCTCGCGCACAATACGAGCGTGATCAGCTCATGTTGGAACAGTACGATCGACGGATGAAGGCGCTGGAAGGCGAATTAAGTCAGCTCAACCAGAACTTCCAGCAACAGACGCAGAGCAAAGACGACCAGATTCGTGCTTTGCAGGAGCAGGTCAACACATGGCGGACGAAATATGAGGCGTTGGCGAAGCTATACAGTCAGCTGCGACATGAGCATCTCGAGCTCTTGCAGAAATTCAAGGGCGTGCAACTCAAGGCTGCGTCTGCTCAAGAAGCGATTGACAAGCGGGAGAAGCTGGAGCGAGAACTCAAGACGAAGAACCTGGAACTTGCCGACATGATCCGTGAGCGAGATCGCGCCCTGCACGACAAGGACCGCACGACTGGAGGCCATCGCGATGAATTGGAGAAGCTCAAGCGCGAGCTACGAATGGCGCTCGACCGAGCAGACAATGCCGATCGCGCAAAGGGAAGCGAGCTCTCAGCCATGCTTTCTCGTCACAACCGCGAGATTGCTGATCTGGAGGAGGCCCTCCGTAACAAGACTCGGTCTTTGGATGAGATGCGAGACAAGCTGGGCGAAGGCAGCTCCGACTTGCAAGCGCAATTGCgggagaaggaggacgaGCTGGAGATCTACAAGTCCAGCTTAGACCAGGCTCTCGTGGAGCTTGAGGAGCTGCGAAATAATGGTGGCGGTGTGGACTCGGCGATGGACGAGCAGATCGACGTGATGCTGCTGGACAACATCAAGAAGATCAACGAACTCATCGATTCGGTTCTTCAGTCCGGTGTGCAGCGTGTGGACGACGCTCTTTACGAGCTCGACAGCTCTATGCAGGCTGGAAACCAGAATGCGAGCGGTGCATACGTCCTGTCGCAGATCGAGAAGGCTCAAAGCAGTGCGATGGAGTTCAGCACGGCTTTCAACAATTTCATCGCCGATGGTCCGAACAGCACTCATTCGGAGGTCATCAGGACAGTTCATACTTTCTCCAACGCCATCGCCGACGTCCTCTCTAACACCAAGGGTCTGACTCGCTTCGCGAGCGACGATAAGAAGGGCGATCAACTCATGTCTGCGACCCGACGATCCGCCTCCAGCACCGTCGACTTCTTCCGTGGCATTATGTCTTACCGTCTCGATGGTCTAGAGGATCTTCAAAAGACCGATGTGGTCATCAACAAGAACAACGATGTCCAAATTGCGCTCAACAACCTCTCGAAACTCGCCGACGCCTTCGCGCCCAAGAACAAAGTCACATCTACAAATGGCGATCTCGGCGAGCTCGTCGACCGCGAGATGTCTAATGCCGCCAAAGCCATTGAAGCGGCCGCCGAACGTCTCGCCAAACTCCAGAACAAGAACCGCGATCAGTACTCCACTTACGAACTCAAGATTCACGATGAGATTCTCGAGGCTGCCATCGCTGTCACCAACGCCATTGCTCAACTCATCAAAGCCGCAACTGCCTCCCAGCAGGAGATTGTCAACCAAGGCCGTGGCTCGAGCATGTCCAAGACGCAATTCTACAAGAAGAACAACCGCTGGACGGAAGGTCTCATCTCTGCCGCAAAAGCCGTGGCGACATCGACAAACATGCTCATCGAGACCGCCGACGGCGTCATCTCAGGTCGCAACTCCCCCGAGCAGTTGATTGTCGCTTCGAACGATGTCGCCGCATCGACTGCACAGCTCGTTGCAGCGTCCCGTGTCAAGGCGTCGTTCATGAGCAAGACCCAGGAAAGGCTCGAGACGTGCAGCAAAGCGGTCACGAACGCTTGCCGCAGCTTGGTCCGGCAGGTGCAGAGCATCATTGAGAAGAGGCAGCGggacggcgatgaggatgtggACTATAGTAAGCTGAGCGGGCATGATTTCAAGGTTCGGCAGATGGAGCAGCAGGTAAGTTATGATTGTAAGGTTGGCAGTGCCGTTCAATGGACTAACATTGCGGGTGTAGGTCGAGATTTTGCAGTTGGAGAATTCGCTGTCGGCGGCGAGGCATCGTTTGGGAGAGATGCGGAAGTTGTCGTATCAAGAAGAGGATTAAACGTTGGATGTGGATTGAGCTTTGGCTATGGTGTAGGTCTACTGTACGTACTGAGACGTGCTATCGTAGCACATATAGCGGATGGATTTCGCCTGCAAGAGCATATCCCGACCACACATTCCCTTCActcctcgaattcgtcgcACAAGATCTCAGCCTCATCAATGCCCTTAGTCAGCGTCGGCAAAGCTCTGGCAGCTGAGAAACGGAGCGGCAACTACGAGCTTCCGTTCTAAACCTTCTTTCCATCTCACAGTTTACACTTCGGAGCAACGTGGCATGTGACGGTATTCCCAGCATGGATCCCACGCAGCATGATGCCATGTGAAATTGAATGCTTGACCACAGCTGACGAGATGTCGATTCAGGCCCGGGCAGATGTCCTCAAACGGCACGACGATCGACCCGCCAATATCGGCGTGCATACGATTTTAATGGAGCCGCACTTACACTTCCATGGCGCAGGTTGGTCTAGCCGCCCGTCCACGCCGCTGCGAACCTCAACCAGCGGCACGGCGAGAAGGTGGTCGGTCACGCAAGCACACATGGGCTTTCCGACTTCAGCGCTCGCTCGCTCGGCTCAGCCTCGCCCGGTAGTTCTACTAGTGATCGATCACGCTCTTTCACAGCCCTGTCCATTTCTCATACAAAAGTCGCGCCATGCCCCGATCGTCCACCCCTCACCTCTTGCCTCACTGACCGCCACTTCCTACTCTACATCATGGACCCCACATTCGCAGCAGCCTTGACCGGAGGCCTCTTTGGCTCGGCGTTGACGATATCCGGCGTCGCCGCACCTTCGGCCATTATTGGACAGTTTCAATTCTCCGACTATCATATGGTCCTCACATTCTTGACAGCATCGGCCTGCGGAGCACCCATCTTCCTCCTAGCAAGTCGCAGCAACCATGCGCAGATTTCCGCCCGGCAGAATAGCTCGTTTGGACGGGCTGGGAAATTCGACGGGAATGTCATTGGCGGCACGCTGTTGGGGATAGGAATGGGACTCACAGGCGCTTGTCCGGGCACGGTGCTGGTTCAAGCTGCTGCTGGCGTAGCGGGCAGTCAATTGCTACTCGCTAGTGGAGCTTTGGCGGGAGTTTTGTACATACCGTGGAGTCAAAGCAATCCGAAGACGCCGACGGATCCAGCGGGCAAGCATTCATTATCAGAGGCGACTGGATACTCTTTCAAGACCGTCTTGTTGACTTACGAAGCGGCACTATTGGCCATGATCACAGCTGCGTTATATCTGGCTCCCAAGGGTCGTTACACTGTCCATCCAGCGGTAGGAGGCGTTCTCATCGGGCTCGCTCAAGCCTCGTCCGTCTACTTTACCAAGAAACCGCTCGGGGCTAGTGCTGCATACGAAGATATTGGCAAAATATTCTGGGGATCCGTCCGAGGAACAAAGATGCCCGGCATCCAAAATCTGATTTTCGCCGCCGGCGTCATGGCCGGTGCACGATTGACGATGCAAGCTCTGCCGGAGACAGCGATGGCGTTTGCCCATTCGACAGGCATATCACCCTTGAGAGCGGTCCTCGGTGGTTTCGCGCTGATATTTGGTGCACGCATGGCCGGAGGTTGTACGAGTGGCCATGGTATTACTGGAATGTCGACGCTTGGAGTCAGCTCGTTTGTTACAGTGCCTTGTATGTTTGCGGGAGGCATACTTGCTGCGATGCTGTTGAAAACCTGAGAATGAAATCGATTGATCTTATGATCCTGGTTTCAGACTATGCATGCGGCAGAAGCAGTGAATCTTGCAGCAAGCGTTGCATGTCTTCGCAGAGAAGCGGGATGGTGACGTCCACTCCGTTGTACGTCCATTCCATTGCCGGCCCATTCTTGAGCGTCGTGTCTTTCAGCGGCCCATCCACGATCAGGATGCAGTCATTCAAACAGGGCACCACACAATCTGCGTAGCGAATGCGAGAAACCAGACCAAAGTCGATGTTATAGATAACTGCACGAGCCCATGTGGTCACCAGTATATGCTTCTGGCCGAGAAACGCCTGCCAGAGTCGTTTGGTATTCGCGCAGTCTCGGACAAACCGTGTGAGCGAGCCGATGTCTGCAAGTGGATGTGCAATCTTGACGGCCAGGACGAAGCCACCGCATGCGAGAGTCGTCCATTGCACGGCCATGATCGGATCGTCCTTTTGCTCTGGGTCTAGAGGAAGTACGATGCTTGTCGCCGGCACGAATAGAGCGAGAGCGAGCTCATCTGATCGTCTGGCCCAGACGGGACGTCTCTTCGGCGAGCTGAAAGGGTACAAATCATCGGCCGTTGCAGTGCTCGTCGCTCCAATGAGTTCAACTCCTGAATCCGTCAGCGTGCCGTGATGCATATACACTCGACCGTAGCGTTTAACGTGTATTGGGAACGACGCTGTCTCTGGAGGAAGACCTTGCTCATCGAGGCTAAGCATGCCTTTCAGGTGGCCGCATCATTGCGGGCAGGCGTTCAGTGTCTCACGCAAGCGCTGCCGAGATACTCGGCGAGTGTCAATGACGGGACAGAACCTGATGGCTATTCAAACAGCCAGATGGCGCTCGTCAGGCCGAAACTGGCGGGCGCTGCATCCATGAGCGATAGCGGCACAGCGTTCTCGCAATGCGGTGGTTTTCGAGGGAACACTCGCCTgttgagaagaagaggtagGCTTGAGTCGTGCAAAGGCGCCCTGTTGCTCGTTGGGTTCGTGGACTGTGCTGGGTAGACAGATCCGATCACTGCTTCTTACCACGCACTCCAGTATCTAACCACGATCCCTTCAAGCCATCGTGAGCACTCGAAGGCTCCATCCCGCGGTGGTAGAGTTCAGGCAAGCCAGACACCGACAGGCATTTCCCGACTGCCGCCCAAACAGTTCGTCTGGTATTCGTCCGTGGCACACCTTGTACTCCAACGTAACGTCGAGCTACAAGATTTGCCATGTGGAGCGAGCTGACTCATGTCAATTCGAGACTTTACTTTTATCGAAAAGGAAAATGGATGGTCATTCAGCGCGTTGGTGAGTAAGCGATATGACACCTGAGGCACCATTACCTTACCAAACCATCTGCGTTGCAGAACTGCCGAAACATCACTTCAAACCATCTTCCCTTTACTCCAAATAGCATACGAGAAATTGCATTGCCGACTTCTCGTTACAGAGGCTGAGCCTACATCATTGTTTACTACGACGGACGTCACTATTACAGTGGCCGGACCTACATTACTCTTCACTACGATGAACGTCACCAATGTCAGCTCAGGATTACTGAACGGATGCTTGTCCGTACGACCGGCCGCTCGTTCAAGCACGCGCGTACGCAGAGACGCAGAACCGAAGCGTTCCAATTGCTCACTTATGATGCAATACGCGATGCCCGATGCACAATCGACTGGATCGATTCGTAGGGTAAAATGCCAAACCGAGACACCAAAAACTGGGGCCAATTTAAAGGTCAGTCGTGGCCGCCACACACCAAACCAAACCTATAACACCTAGTTTGATTGACTTTCACTGGATCTCCGCACTTCCCGGATGTGGGCCGAGGAGTTCTGACGAAGCCTGTAACTTACGACATCATGAATAAGGAGCCTCACTGGGCAGAGAACGTATTGGGGCCAAAAAAAGGTCTGTACCTGCGTCTTGTACTTCTCAAG
It includes:
- the SLA2 gene encoding SLA2 Src like adaptor 2 (SLA2 protein homolog, cytoskeleton assembly protein, actin binding, involved in endocytosis, Epsin-N and I/LWEQ domains, synonym Mop2) codes for the protein MYTQSTRNVNLSKSETELATNIKKATSIEESAPKRKHVRACIVYTWDHKSSGSFWNGIKVQPIQADEVQTFKALYTIHKVLQEGHPVALKEAQAHVGWLEGLSRGMVGGLGEGMRGYQPLIQEYIFYLVSKLKFHRDHPEFNGTFEYEEYISLKSINDPNEGYETISELMTLQDQIDSFQKLIFSHFRGTTNNECRISALVPLVQESYGIYKFITSMLRAMHTTLGDDEALSPLRGRYDAQHYRLVRFYYECSNLRYLTSLITIPKLPQDPPNLLSEDETAPALPTRPKNEAATKPRDTPPPQPSTDPEPINEFWKNEQARQQEEYEAEQRRLQAQWEDAQRQQQMQSQQAQRDFEEQQRLQAEQQRLQLEQLQREQYAQQTQGRMAELERENLNARAQYERDQLMLEQYDRRMKALEGELSQLNQNFQQQTQSKDDQIRALQEQVNTWRTKYEALAKLYSQLRHEHLELLQKFKGVQLKAASAQEAIDKREKLERELKTKNLELADMIRERDRALHDKDRTTGGHRDELEKLKRELRMALDRADNADRAKGSELSAMLSRHNREIADLEEALRNKTRSLDEMRDKLGEGSSDLQAQLREKEDELEIYKSSLDQALVELEELRNNGGGVDSAMDEQIDVMLLDNIKKINELIDSVLQSGVQRVDDALYELDSSMQAGNQNASGAYVLSQIEKAQSSAMEFSTAFNNFIADGPNSTHSEVIRTVHTFSNAIADVLSNTKGLTRFASDDKKGDQLMSATRRSASSTVDFFRGIMSYRLDGLEDLQKTDVVINKNNDVQIALNNLSKLADAFAPKNKVTSTNGDLGELVDREMSNAAKAIEAAAERLAKLQNKNRDQYSTYELKIHDEILEAAIAVTNAIAQLIKAATASQQEIVNQGRGSSMSKTQFYKKNNRWTEGLISAAKAVATSTNMLIETADGVISGRNSPEQLIVASNDVAASTAQLVAASRVKASFMSKTQERLETCSKAVTNACRSLVRQVQSIIEKRQRDGDEDVDYSKLSGHDFKVRQMEQQVEILQLENSLSAARHRLGEMRKLSYQEED